From a single Sphingobium sp. genomic region:
- a CDS encoding FAD-dependent oxidoreductase, producing the protein MKTTARAVVIGGGVVGVSTLYHLAKMGWDDVILLERKELTSGSTWHAAGLLPLFNLSYSVGKLHQYSVGLYPSLEAETGLHAGFSQVTNIRLATTRDRLDEYHYYAGVAQTIGVNVNFLSPEQVKEIWPLADMDGVIGAIQHPDDGYIQPADLTQALAKGARQRGATIYRNTTVTAITQQPNGEWLVSTDQGDVLCEHVISCSGNFARQTGAMVGLDIPVIPVEHQYIVTEQHPAIMERKRRGLPEMGVLRESDASYYMREEAGGLLLGPYEVGAPACYVDGPAANSEYELFPDALERLEPYVLAAMKRVPAFGEVGIKKVYNGAIAYTPDGSPIVGPAWGLKNFWLNEGHSFGVTAAGGAGWQLAHWIVDGEPTIDMMGVDPRRFGDYAGRGFLIEKNEEAYAKVFTVHYPDEEREAGRALRRTPCYDRMKALGAVFGSVFGWERPNWFAPEGYALSEADLDKPDVLLNDNHPVVEGEPIREKWSFRRSNYFEHVGNECRHVHEKVGLQDMSAFAKCEISGPGAEAWLNELLTNAVPQKVGRVTLSYLLTSKGGVRSEFTVYKMAPQRYYLVSAGAFERHDHDYLKKAMPRDGSVSFERLTTAMGVLVLAGPRSRDVLEKLTDTDLSSAAFPWLTGKKISIGLAQVDALRVNFIGELGWEIHHPIEMQNYIFDRLMEAGAEFDIKPFGIRAMTAMALEKSYKLIPRELSVEYSAYESGLDRFISLKKPTFHGRDALLAWKDEGFANKLVTMEVHGVTDADARGSEVIYLGDEIVGRATSGGYGWRVGKSLALAMIRPDLAIEGAEFEIAILGSRHKATIIADSPFDPENEALRS; encoded by the coding sequence ATGAAAACAACGGCCCGGGCAGTGGTCATCGGCGGCGGTGTCGTCGGGGTAAGCACTTTGTATCATCTTGCCAAAATGGGTTGGGATGATGTCATCCTGCTCGAACGCAAGGAGCTTACATCCGGATCGACATGGCATGCGGCAGGCCTTTTGCCGCTGTTCAACCTCAGTTATTCGGTCGGCAAGCTGCATCAATATTCGGTGGGCCTTTATCCCAGTCTTGAGGCTGAGACAGGCCTGCATGCCGGGTTTTCCCAGGTAACCAACATAAGGTTGGCAACCACCCGCGATCGTTTGGATGAATATCATTATTATGCCGGCGTGGCGCAGACCATCGGCGTGAACGTCAATTTTCTGAGCCCTGAACAGGTCAAGGAAATCTGGCCGCTCGCCGATATGGACGGCGTGATCGGCGCGATCCAGCATCCCGATGATGGTTATATCCAGCCTGCTGATCTGACACAGGCCTTGGCAAAAGGGGCCCGTCAGCGCGGCGCGACAATTTACCGAAACACCACCGTTACCGCGATCACCCAGCAGCCGAACGGAGAATGGCTGGTTTCGACTGATCAGGGCGACGTTCTTTGCGAACATGTCATTTCCTGCTCGGGAAATTTTGCCCGACAGACCGGCGCGATGGTTGGCCTTGATATTCCCGTGATCCCGGTAGAGCATCAATATATCGTCACCGAACAGCACCCGGCGATCATGGAGCGCAAGCGTCGGGGCCTTCCCGAAATGGGCGTGCTGCGCGAATCCGACGCCAGTTACTATATGCGTGAGGAAGCGGGGGGTTTGCTGCTTGGTCCCTATGAGGTCGGCGCGCCAGCCTGCTATGTTGATGGCCCGGCCGCGAACAGCGAATATGAGCTGTTCCCCGATGCCCTCGAACGGCTTGAGCCCTATGTCTTGGCAGCGATGAAACGCGTCCCGGCCTTTGGCGAGGTAGGGATCAAGAAGGTCTATAATGGGGCGATTGCCTATACGCCCGACGGTTCGCCGATTGTCGGCCCGGCATGGGGCCTCAAGAATTTCTGGCTGAACGAAGGGCATAGCTTCGGGGTAACCGCTGCCGGCGGTGCCGGATGGCAGTTGGCCCACTGGATCGTGGATGGCGAACCGACCATCGACATGATGGGTGTCGATCCGCGCCGCTTCGGTGATTATGCAGGGCGGGGCTTCTTGATCGAAAAGAATGAGGAAGCCTATGCCAAGGTTTTCACCGTCCATTATCCGGACGAGGAGCGCGAGGCCGGACGGGCGCTGCGACGCACGCCTTGCTATGATCGCATGAAAGCATTGGGTGCGGTATTTGGTAGTGTGTTTGGTTGGGAACGGCCCAATTGGTTTGCGCCTGAAGGCTATGCGCTGAGCGAGGCAGACCTCGACAAGCCCGATGTGCTGTTGAACGACAATCACCCCGTGGTGGAGGGCGAACCCATCCGGGAAAAATGGTCCTTCCGGCGTTCAAATTATTTTGAGCATGTGGGCAATGAATGCCGCCATGTTCATGAAAAGGTCGGCCTTCAGGATATGAGCGCATTTGCCAAATGCGAGATATCCGGGCCCGGTGCGGAAGCCTGGCTTAACGAACTCCTGACTAATGCCGTGCCGCAAAAGGTCGGGCGCGTTACGCTATCCTATCTGCTGACAAGCAAGGGCGGCGTCCGGAGCGAGTTCACCGTCTATAAAATGGCGCCGCAGCGTTATTATCTGGTCTCGGCAGGCGCTTTTGAACGGCACGATCATGACTATCTGAAAAAGGCCATGCCGCGTGATGGCTCTGTCAGCTTTGAGCGGCTGACAACAGCGATGGGCGTACTTGTCCTTGCCGGCCCGCGTTCGCGCGACGTTCTTGAAAAGCTGACCGATACCGATCTGTCTAGCGCAGCGTTCCCCTGGCTGACCGGGAAGAAGATCAGCATTGGTCTGGCGCAGGTCGATGCCCTCCGTGTCAACTTCATAGGTGAGCTTGGCTGGGAAATTCATCATCCGATCGAGATGCAGAATTACATATTCGACCGGTTGATGGAGGCTGGTGCCGAATTTGACATAAAGCCGTTTGGAATCCGGGCGATGACAGCAATGGCTTTGGAAAAAAGTTACAAGCTGATCCCGCGCGAATTGTCTGTGGAATATTCCGCCTATGAAAGCGGATTGGACCGCTTCATCAGTCTCAAAAAGCCGACATTCCATGGCCGGGACGCCTTGCTCGCCTGGAAGGATGAGGGCTTTGCAAATAAATTGGTGACCATGGAAGTGCATGGGGTGACCGATGCCGATGCGCGCGGGTCTGAAGTCATTTATCTTGGCGACGAGATTGTCGGGCGGGCAACCTCTGGCGGCTATGGCTGGCGCGTCGGCAAGTCGCTTGCACTGGCGATGATCCGGCCGGATTTGGCAATTGAGGGTGCAGAGTTTGAAATTGCGATTTTGGGCTCCCGCCATAAAGCGACGATCATTGCAGATTCGCCTTTTGATCCTGAAAATGAGGCGTTGAGGAGTTAG
- a CDS encoding coniferyl aldehyde dehydrogenase, protein MATDMKAILDNQRAAFEAARPESMSVRKDRLKRLIVMIKDNGEEFARAMSRDFGHRSHEQSMMTDIVPSISAVKYCLKNMDKWARAEKRKPLFPLGLLGAKAELRYEPKGVIGVVSPWNFPVGLTIGPMAQAFAAGNRVMVKPSEFTEDTSELMKSVFAKYFAEEELAVITGGPDVGQQFCSLPFDHLLFTGATAVGKHVLHAAADNLVPVTLELGGKSPTILGRSANIERAGERIAMGKMMNAGQICLAPDYMLVPEDMEDRAIGAVVGAVGKMYPKLLNNDDYTSVVNARHHGRLQGLIDDAKAKGAEAIEVNPGNEDFSSSNGHKMPLTILRNVDDDMKVMQDEIFGPVLPVKTYRGIDEAIDYINRKDRPLGLYYFGEDTAERERVLTRTISGGVTINDVIFHVSVDDLPFGGIGPSGMGSYHGPEGFKTFSHARSVYTQPKIDVAGLAGLKPPFGKATQKTLARELG, encoded by the coding sequence ATGGCGACGGATATGAAAGCGATATTGGACAATCAGCGCGCGGCATTTGAGGCGGCGCGCCCTGAGTCCATGTCGGTACGCAAGGATCGGCTGAAGCGACTGATTGTGATGATCAAGGACAATGGCGAGGAATTTGCCCGCGCCATGAGCCGGGATTTCGGCCACCGCAGCCACGAACAGAGCATGATGACTGACATCGTGCCGTCGATCAGTGCGGTTAAATATTGCCTCAAAAACATGGACAAATGGGCGCGCGCCGAAAAGCGCAAGCCATTGTTTCCACTCGGTCTTCTGGGCGCGAAAGCCGAATTGCGCTACGAACCCAAAGGCGTGATTGGTGTCGTTTCGCCATGGAATTTCCCCGTCGGTTTGACGATCGGACCGATGGCGCAGGCCTTTGCCGCCGGTAACCGCGTGATGGTGAAGCCCAGCGAGTTCACCGAGGATACCTCTGAACTGATGAAATCCGTTTTCGCGAAATATTTCGCTGAGGAAGAGCTTGCGGTGATCACGGGCGGGCCCGATGTGGGCCAGCAATTCTGTTCGCTGCCGTTTGACCATCTGCTGTTCACGGGTGCAACTGCGGTGGGCAAGCATGTGCTGCATGCGGCGGCCGATAACCTGGTGCCGGTGACCCTCGAACTGGGCGGCAAGTCACCCACGATTTTGGGACGTAGCGCCAATATCGAACGTGCGGGTGAGCGCATTGCGATGGGCAAGATGATGAATGCTGGGCAGATCTGCCTTGCACCTGATTATATGCTGGTACCCGAGGATATGGAGGATCGTGCGATCGGCGCAGTCGTCGGTGCGGTTGGCAAAATGTATCCGAAGCTTTTGAACAATGACGACTATACCTCGGTCGTCAATGCGCGCCACCATGGCCGCCTGCAGGGTCTGATCGACGATGCCAAAGCCAAGGGTGCCGAGGCTATCGAGGTCAATCCGGGCAATGAAGATTTCTCTTCGTCAAACGGGCACAAAATGCCGCTCACCATTTTGCGCAATGTCGATGATGACATGAAGGTGATGCAGGACGAGATTTTCGGTCCGGTTCTGCCGGTCAAGACCTATCGCGGGATTGATGAGGCGATTGACTATATCAACCGCAAGGATCGTCCGCTCGGGCTTTATTATTTCGGCGAGGATACGGCCGAGCGCGAGCGGGTGCTGACCCGCACCATTTCGGGCGGAGTCACCATCAATGACGTGATCTTCCACGTCTCGGTCGACGATCTGCCTTTTGGTGGCATTGGTCCTTCGGGCATGGGCAGCTATCATGGACCGGAAGGTTTCAAGACCTTCAGCCATGCACGCTCTGTCTATACCCAGCCGAAGATCGACGTTGCGGGTTTGGCGGGTCTCAAGCCGCCCTTTGGCAAGGCGACGCAGAAAACCCTGGCCCGCGAACTGGGATGA
- a CDS encoding DJ-1/PfpI family protein: protein MNIVFVLFDNVTQLDFAGPVQFLSRLPGATTHVVSKDGTSVSTDCRFAIVPSSSFADCPQADIICVPGGFGVREAIADAEIVDFVRTQAKAAQWITSVCTGSFILGAAGLLQGKRATTHWAYTQLLPLYGATHEAARVVRDGNLVTAGGVTSGIDFALELMALAQGEDVARTIQLALEYDPAPPFAGGTPATAPAPLVSGLRDRLYDPAAQEMGDAIRQSLIV, encoded by the coding sequence ATGAACATCGTCTTCGTCCTGTTCGACAATGTCACCCAACTCGATTTTGCGGGCCCGGTGCAGTTTCTTTCGCGCCTGCCGGGTGCGACGACCCATGTCGTTTCCAAAGATGGCACATCGGTTTCGACCGATTGCCGCTTTGCCATAGTCCCGTCGTCAAGCTTCGCCGATTGTCCGCAAGCGGACATCATCTGCGTGCCCGGCGGCTTTGGGGTGCGCGAGGCGATTGCCGATGCGGAGATCGTCGATTTCGTCCGGACGCAGGCAAAAGCTGCACAATGGATCACCAGCGTCTGCACTGGCAGCTTTATTCTCGGAGCTGCAGGTCTTTTGCAAGGCAAGCGCGCAACAACGCACTGGGCCTATACACAACTCCTTCCTCTCTATGGCGCGACGCACGAAGCAGCGCGCGTTGTGCGCGACGGCAATCTGGTCACTGCCGGCGGCGTGACATCAGGCATCGATTTCGCGCTGGAATTGATGGCGTTGGCACAAGGCGAAGACGTTGCGCGCACGATTCAATTGGCACTCGAATATGATCCGGCACCGCCCTTTGCCGGCGGCACACCAGCAACGGCCCCCGCACCCTTGGTGAGTGGCCTTCGCGATCGGCTTTATGATCCGGCGGCTCAGGAAATGGGCGACGCAATCCGGCAAAGCCTTATTGTTTAA
- a CDS encoding cupin domain-containing protein — protein MAPLPAHGSVRLSAGQWQMGERPGERIRALVDDPRGYRSLLMQVAPGPLGALHAHDEIEQIYVIEGDFFDDDASYGPGDFLLRMPGTMHRAGSRNGCTMMIVYTPLIENPK, from the coding sequence ATGGCACCGCTTCCCGCGCATGGATCGGTCCGCCTGTCTGCCGGGCAATGGCAGATGGGTGAACGCCCCGGTGAGCGCATCCGCGCGCTGGTCGATGATCCGCGTGGCTATCGCAGCCTGTTGATGCAGGTTGCCCCGGGCCCATTGGGTGCGCTCCATGCGCATGACGAGATTGAGCAGATCTATGTGATCGAAGGCGACTTTTTCGATGATGACGCAAGCTATGGTCCCGGCGATTTCCTGCTGCGCATGCCCGGCACGATGCATCGTGCCGGCAGCCGCAACGGTTGCACGATGATGATTGTCTACACTCCCTTGATTGAGAACCCGAAGTGA
- a CDS encoding aromatic ring-hydroxylating dioxygenase subunit alpha codes for MSHFESIASQLDMDRKGHTLPRALYVSEEAFQFDVQVMLKSVWLYACTGAHVKKPGDYFIFEVANNSIIIVRGRDMEVRAFWNSCRHRGAKICLEQKGSSPRLMCPYHQWTYGLDGKLLAARSMADDFAKADHGLHSVALENIGGLIFICMSDNPPPIDRVKADISEQIAVYDVEKLKVVVQDDYIEDANWKLVMENNRECYHCDVGHPELISVLGTYGFGKGLPEDGDADIVDDSSYDALVAAKREEWKALGIDRDLIEFPDGWWHRVARLALANGAVTQSIDGKLACQKLIGPFKEPETSSLSVWTQPNSWHHFCCDHVVTFSLTPVSADKTLLRTSWLVHEDAVEGVDYDPDHITALWRATNVQDGHFSMINHQGINNDGYVPGPYAVEEKLVEDFKDFYVAAARSALKELR; via the coding sequence ATGTCCCATTTCGAATCGATCGCATCGCAGCTCGACATGGACCGCAAAGGCCATACCTTGCCGCGCGCGCTCTATGTCAGCGAAGAGGCATTCCAGTTCGACGTCCAGGTGATGCTCAAATCGGTCTGGCTTTACGCCTGCACGGGTGCCCATGTGAAAAAGCCGGGCGATTATTTCATCTTCGAGGTGGCGAATAATTCAATCATCATCGTGCGCGGGCGCGATATGGAAGTGCGCGCCTTTTGGAACAGCTGTCGCCATCGCGGCGCAAAAATCTGCCTTGAACAAAAGGGGTCTTCGCCACGGCTGATGTGTCCCTATCACCAATGGACCTATGGCCTTGATGGCAAGTTGCTGGCGGCCCGCAGCATGGCGGACGATTTTGCCAAGGCAGACCATGGCCTCCATTCGGTCGCGCTCGAGAATATCGGCGGCTTGATCTTCATCTGCATGAGCGACAATCCGCCACCAATCGATCGCGTAAAGGCAGACATTTCCGAGCAGATCGCTGTCTATGATGTCGAAAAGCTCAAGGTTGTGGTGCAGGATGATTATATCGAAGACGCCAATTGGAAGCTGGTGATGGAGAATAATCGCGAATGCTATCATTGCGATGTCGGCCATCCCGAACTGATCAGCGTGCTCGGTACTTACGGCTTTGGCAAAGGCCTTCCTGAAGATGGCGATGCGGATATTGTCGACGATAGCAGCTATGATGCGTTGGTCGCGGCCAAGCGGGAAGAGTGGAAGGCGCTCGGAATTGATCGCGATTTGATCGAATTTCCTGATGGCTGGTGGCACCGCGTCGCGCGGTTGGCGCTTGCCAATGGCGCCGTGACGCAGTCGATCGATGGCAAACTGGCCTGCCAGAAACTTATCGGGCCCTTCAAGGAACCTGAAACATCCAGTCTTTCGGTCTGGACACAGCCCAATAGCTGGCACCATTTCTGCTGTGACCATGTGGTGACTTTTTCGCTAACCCCCGTTTCCGCCGACAAGACGTTGCTGCGCACCAGCTGGCTTGTGCATGAAGATGCGGTTGAGGGCGTGGACTATGATCCCGACCATATCACCGCGCTCTGGCGCGCGACCAATGTGCAGGATGGTCATTTTTCGATGATCAACCACCAGGGAATCAACAATGATGGCTATGTCCCAGGGCCCTATGCCGTCGAGGAAAAGTTGGTCGAGGATTTCAAGGATTTCTATGTCGCTGCGGCGCGATCGGCTTTGAAGGAACTGCGTTGA
- a CDS encoding PQQ-dependent dehydrogenase, methanol/ethanol family: MFKKVGIVAIAALALAGCKLAQDNPGAQDPNLAKIDGEFLKTGGDGDDWASPAFNYAETRHSPLTQINDKNVGELGIAWYADLPDARGHESTPVEVGGNLYVTGPWSKVFAFEAKTGKPLWQFDPGVDKARGVKACCDVVNRGVAFWKGRVYVGTIDGRLIALDAKTGKELWSAQTLDPKSNGIITGFPRVVKDLVIIGNGGAEFGKRGYVTAYHADSGKQAWRFYTVPNPKGEPDGAASDKVMKELAYDTWSKKPKKGDWRESGGGGTVWDAIVYDAELDQLYLGVGNGNPWNHGLRSNGEGDNLFLSSIVALKPETGEYLWHYQETPAETWDYTATQPILLATEKRDGKDVKVLYHAPKNGFFFTIDRSNGKLLSANPFIKGLNWATGYDMATGRPIENPAARFYKDGKMFLANPSALGAHNWHPMSFNPATGLVYIPAMQLGGAFVPQAAPNEQERKSMGFNTGTAMAAADVPDDLNMVKAIQAATFGQLVAFDPKSGTTKWSVDYPAPWNGGTMSTAGNLVFQGDSVGRFHAYAADSGKSLYSLDVQSGVLTGASTFLVDGEQYVAFMTSKGGAFPLVSGYVAGASQEVPNIPRLIVLKLGGKGALPALPPAEKWVWNPPAMIGDAATIAAGQSNYQRYCLVCHAPGAVGSGVLPDLRKSGTIADAATFKSIVYDGILAQNGMASFKPVMTPAEIETIRAYLIGRAHFAKANDDKYRAARK, encoded by the coding sequence ATGTTCAAGAAAGTAGGAATCGTCGCGATTGCGGCGCTGGCGCTCGCGGGCTGTAAGCTTGCACAGGATAATCCGGGGGCACAGGACCCCAATCTGGCGAAGATCGACGGCGAATTTCTGAAGACCGGCGGAGATGGCGACGATTGGGCCTCGCCGGCATTCAATTATGCCGAAACCCGCCATAGCCCCCTCACCCAGATCAACGACAAGAATGTGGGGGAGCTTGGCATCGCATGGTATGCTGATCTGCCCGACGCACGCGGCCATGAATCGACCCCTGTTGAGGTTGGCGGCAATCTTTACGTGACCGGCCCCTGGTCGAAAGTTTTTGCCTTTGAGGCCAAGACCGGCAAGCCCTTGTGGCAATTCGATCCCGGCGTTGACAAGGCGCGCGGGGTCAAGGCCTGTTGCGACGTCGTTAACCGCGGTGTCGCCTTCTGGAAGGGCCGCGTTTATGTCGGCACGATTGATGGCCGGCTGATCGCGCTTGATGCCAAGACCGGCAAGGAATTGTGGAGCGCGCAGACGCTCGATCCCAAATCGAACGGCATCATCACCGGCTTCCCCCGTGTTGTGAAAGACCTTGTTATCATCGGCAATGGCGGCGCCGAATTCGGCAAGCGTGGCTATGTGACGGCCTATCATGCCGATAGCGGCAAGCAGGCATGGCGCTTCTACACCGTTCCCAACCCCAAGGGCGAACCCGACGGCGCGGCCAGCGACAAGGTGATGAAGGAACTTGCCTATGATACATGGAGCAAGAAACCGAAAAAGGGCGACTGGCGTGAAAGCGGCGGCGGCGGCACGGTTTGGGACGCGATCGTCTATGACGCTGAACTCGACCAGCTCTATCTTGGCGTCGGCAACGGCAATCCCTGGAACCATGGGCTGCGTTCGAATGGCGAGGGCGACAATCTCTTCCTTTCGTCAATCGTCGCACTGAAACCCGAGACCGGCGAATATCTGTGGCATTATCAAGAAACACCCGCCGAAACCTGGGATTATACCGCAACCCAGCCGATCCTGCTCGCCACTGAAAAGCGTGACGGCAAGGATGTGAAGGTGCTGTACCACGCTCCCAAGAACGGCTTTTTCTTCACGATTGATCGCAGCAACGGCAAATTGCTCTCGGCCAATCCCTTCATCAAGGGTTTGAACTGGGCCACCGGCTACGACATGGCGACCGGCCGCCCGATCGAAAACCCGGCGGCGCGTTTCTACAAAGACGGCAAGATGTTCCTTGCCAATCCGTCGGCATTGGGTGCGCATAACTGGCATCCGATGAGCTTCAACCCGGCAACCGGCCTAGTTTATATTCCCGCCATGCAGTTGGGCGGTGCATTTGTCCCGCAGGCGGCACCGAATGAGCAGGAACGCAAGTCTATGGGCTTCAACACCGGTACCGCGATGGCGGCCGCAGATGTGCCCGATGACCTCAACATGGTGAAAGCCATTCAGGCAGCTACTTTCGGTCAACTTGTCGCTTTCGATCCGAAAAGCGGTACGACCAAATGGTCGGTGGACTATCCAGCCCCCTGGAACGGCGGCACGATGTCGACCGCAGGCAATCTGGTGTTCCAGGGCGACTCGGTAGGCCGCTTCCATGCCTATGCAGCGGATAGCGGCAAGTCGCTTTACAGCCTCGACGTCCAATCGGGCGTGCTGACCGGAGCATCGACATTCCTTGTCGATGGCGAGCAATATGTTGCCTTCATGACCAGCAAGGGCGGCGCCTTTCCTCTGGTGTCCGGCTATGTCGCCGGCGCAAGCCAGGAAGTGCCCAACATCCCGCGGCTGATCGTTCTGAAACTGGGCGGCAAGGGCGCGCTGCCCGCGCTACCACCCGCTGAAAAATGGGTATGGAACCCGCCCGCGATGATCGGCGATGCCGCCACAATCGCTGCCGGCCAGTCCAATTACCAGCGTTACTGCCTGGTTTGCCATGCTCCGGGCGCTGTGGGTTCCGGCGTCTTGCCCGACCTGCGCAAATCAGGAACAATCGCAGATGCCGCGACCTTCAAGTCGATCGTCTATGACGGCATCCTTGCCCAAAATGGCATGGCCAGTTTCAAGCCAGTTATGACGCCGGCGGAAATTGAAACCATCCGGGCCTATCTGATTGGCCGCGCGCATTTTGCCAAGGCGAATGACGACAAGTATCGCGCTGCCCGTAAATAA
- a CDS encoding P-II family nitrogen regulator gives MKKIEAIIKPFKLDEVKEALHEVGVSGITVTEAKGFGRQKGHTELYRGAEYVVDFLPKVKLEVVVDDALADRVVEAIAAAAQTGRIGDGKIFVIPVETALRIRTGERDSDAV, from the coding sequence ATGAAGAAGATCGAAGCGATCATCAAACCGTTCAAGCTCGACGAGGTGAAGGAAGCACTGCATGAAGTAGGCGTTTCCGGCATCACAGTCACAGAAGCGAAGGGCTTTGGCCGCCAGAAGGGTCATACAGAGCTCTATCGCGGCGCAGAATATGTCGTCGACTTCCTGCCCAAGGTGAAGCTGGAAGTGGTTGTTGACGACGCGCTTGCAGACCGCGTGGTCGAGGCAATCGCCGCCGCTGCCCAGACCGGCCGCATCGGCGACGGCAAGATTTTCGTGATCCCTGTCGAAACCGCCCTGCGTATCCGCACCGGCGAACGAGACAGCGACGCAGTTTAA
- a CDS encoding acetyl-CoA C-acyltransferase gives MTNTDPVVILSYARTPMGGMQGALADVAATDLGATAVKAAVERAGISGDDIERIYMGCVLPAGLGQAPARQAAIKAGLPKSVQATTVNKVCGSGMQTVIMGAEAIAAGSVDYVVAGGMESMTNAPYILKKHRSGARIGHDTAYDHMFLDGLEDAYEPGRAMGTFAQETANEYQLTREDQDAYSIESLRRAQAAIASGAFKDEIVPVTVVSRAGEAVVDTDEQPGKGRPDKIPTLKPAFAKDGTITAATSSSISDGAAALVLTRASTAEAKGQKAVARIVASAAHAQEPAAFTTAPVGAITKCLAKAGWSIDDVDLFEVNEAFACVAMFSMRDLGIAHDKINVHGGATALGHPIGASGARIITTLIGALKTNGKKRGVASLCIGGGEATAIALEIID, from the coding sequence GTGACCAACACCGATCCCGTCGTCATCCTGTCTTATGCACGCACCCCGATGGGCGGCATGCAAGGCGCGCTCGCCGACGTTGCCGCGACTGACCTTGGGGCGACAGCGGTAAAGGCTGCAGTGGAGCGTGCCGGTATTTCGGGCGACGATATCGAACGCATCTATATGGGCTGCGTGCTTCCCGCAGGTCTCGGCCAGGCCCCTGCCCGTCAGGCAGCTATCAAGGCGGGGCTTCCTAAGTCAGTGCAGGCCACCACGGTCAACAAGGTCTGCGGCAGCGGCATGCAGACGGTTATCATGGGCGCAGAAGCGATCGCTGCGGGTTCAGTCGATTATGTGGTTGCAGGTGGCATGGAGAGCATGACCAACGCGCCCTATATCCTCAAAAAACATCGCAGCGGCGCGCGCATCGGGCATGATACCGCCTATGATCATATGTTCCTCGACGGGCTGGAGGATGCCTATGAACCCGGCCGCGCCATGGGCACCTTTGCTCAGGAAACCGCCAACGAATATCAACTGACCCGAGAAGATCAGGACGCCTATTCGATCGAATCGCTCCGCCGCGCACAGGCGGCCATTGCCTCTGGCGCATTCAAGGATGAAATTGTGCCGGTCACGGTAGTCAGCCGCGCAGGGGAGGCGGTAGTCGATACCGACGAGCAGCCCGGTAAAGGCCGTCCTGACAAGATCCCGACACTGAAGCCCGCCTTTGCCAAGGATGGCACGATCACCGCAGCGACCAGTTCTTCGATTTCAGATGGTGCGGCCGCATTGGTCCTGACGCGCGCATCGACTGCAGAAGCCAAGGGGCAGAAAGCGGTTGCGCGGATCGTCGCCTCGGCGGCCCATGCGCAGGAACCGGCAGCCTTCACCACTGCACCGGTTGGGGCGATCACCAAATGCCTCGCCAAGGCGGGATGGAGCATCGACGATGTCGATCTGTTCGAGGTGAACGAAGCCTTTGCCTGTGTCGCCATGTTCTCGATGCGTGATCTTGGCATCGCGCATGACAAGATCAACGTCCATGGCGGCGCAACCGCACTCGGCCATCCGATCGGCGCGTCGGGTGCGCGGATCATCACGACACTGATCGGCGCGCTGAAAACAAACGGCAAAAAGCGCGGTGTGGCATCGCTCTGCATCGGTGGCGGCGAAGCGACAGCGATCGCTTTAGAGATTATCGACTGA